The genomic region GAAGCCTTAATTGACCAAGATGTGATGGAATTGGGTCAAGTTAATATTCAAAAACGTTTGGCAACAAGTTATGCCAGCAGCGGTGCTTTTGAAGAAGCACTCCAAATCTACGAAACAATGACCGTCGAATTCTTAACGGAAGACGATCAGTTCCAAATGGGCTTCTTGTACTTACAAATCAAGGATTATCAAAAGGCAATTGAAATTCTCACGAAGCTTCAATTAGCTGATCCGCAATATACATCGCTTTACGTTTACCTAGCGACAGCCCAAGAGGCTCAAAATGAGCTTCAAGAAGCGCTCACGACCGTTCAAACCGGAATTGGCTACGATATGTATAGTGAGGTCCTCTATCAAAAGGGGAGCGATTTAGCCCTCCAATTAGGTGACGACCAAGTTGCGGAACAAATGTTAAACAAGGCTTTAGAAATTAATCCAGATAATATGGGTGAAATCAGTGCCTTGAGTCAAGTTTATCGCCGGCAAAATCGTCATGCAGAAAACGTGGCCTTTGTGCAAGAAGCAATTGCCAATCATAAACCAACGGCTGAACTTTATTGGTCATTGGCACAATCACAATTTGCGATTGAAGCATTCGACGATGCACGTGATAATTATTTGCTCGCTTATCCGGAATTAAAGGATAATCCAGAATTCTTACACGACTTAATCCTATTCTTCCAAGAAATGGCGCAAGTCCCAGAATTACTAGCGGCTTTGAAACAATACTTGCAATTAGTGCCAAATGACCTTGATATGCAGACCCTCTATGATGATTATCAAACAATGCAATAATGCTTGAAAGCGTCCGACTATTACTTTAGTCGGGCGTTTTTTACGTCTTTAGTCGCGTTTAATCTCTCTATAAAAGTGTTACATTGAAGAGGAGTAGGGAATTCGAATTCATTTGGGGAGGATTTTATAATGACAAATACAGTACTTTCAGTTGATCAGTTAACACAGGTGGTACCAATTGGGCAGTCTGACCAAACGACAACCATATTGAAAAATATTTCGTTTAAGGTCCAAAAAGGAGAATTGGTGAGCATTGTGGGACCCTCTGGATCCGGTAAGAGTACGCTATTATACAGTATTTCTGGGATTACGAGGCCAACAAGCGGCACCGTGACAATTGCAGGGGTTAATCCGTATCAATTGAAACCTAATCAATTAGCGGCTTTTCGTAGACAGATAATTGGCTTCATCTTTCAACAATATAATTTAATTCAGTCACTTCCTGTGTTTGAAAATATCGTTATACAGCAACGACTGAGTCATCAGCAACCGAAACGTTCTGAGATTGAACAATTACTGACAAAATTGAACTTTGCAGGTCAAATCGATGGTGCAGTTGAGACCTTATCAGGTGGTGAGCAACAAAAAGTCGCGATTGCCCGCACGATTCTAACTGATTGTGATGTGCTGTTTGCTGATGAACCAACGGGTGCGCTAGATTCGGTATCCAAATCGATTATTTTTACATATTTCAAAGAGATGGTTGCCAAAGGTAAAACGGTGATTATGGTGACCCACGATATTGAGTTGGCTAGTCAGACAGATCGTGCGATTGTATTAAAAGACGGTCAGGTTCAACAAATTGTGCCTGAACCGTCACTTGAGGCAATCTATGCAGCCTTGGATAAGGTGGTGTAAGCGATGTGGACGATCAGTTGGTTACAGTTAAAGCATTCCTGGCGTCAATGGCTAGCAACAATACCGGTTTTTGTAACGGTTGGTTTAATCCTCGGTTTTTGTTTAACGGGAATTGTGAATGTGGCGGAGTCGCAGCAAGTTGATCTATACGGTCAGAATACACCGCTCCCTATTTTTATCATGCCCATAGTTTTTGGTGGCATCACAATGTTAATCGTGATTAAAGGAATCGTGAACCAGCTTTTGGATCAGTTTAAAGCGGACTACCGAATGCTTGCGATTCTAGGTGCGACGGTCAATGCATTAGCCGCTATTTTGGGGATTCAAATCGGAATTGTTAGTGGGGTAAGTGCTCTACTTGGCGGAGTCATTGCTTTGCCGCTAACGCGTTTTTGTTATGTTTGGTTGCAGCAGATTGTTGGGCCCAAAATGTTGCCGAATATGTCGATTCATTTTTCGTTCATGGCACTTTTGTTAACGGTTATCCTGGCTAGTCTAATTGCTGGTAGTGGTGGTTTTTGGCATGCACGCCATCAACTAAAGGATGGAAATAAGCATCCCAGTCACCGGCGGCGGATCGTTTGTAGAATTAAGATGATTGTTTTGTTAATGGTCGTCATTGGATTAATCATTAAACTGGCGATGCAAATTATGACGTTAACCTACGTTGGGCAGTCTGAAAAAGTGATTGTCGGTCTCGGTAATTCTGTTGGTAATCTGAATCTTGTGTTGTT from Latilactobacillus sakei subsp. sakei DSM 20017 = JCM 1157 harbors:
- a CDS encoding tetratricopeptide repeat protein, with product MTNSEKMLSALEDNDLKQADELFQKALKEDDPETLYSLAEELYAMGFLEQASTIYQQLLAQFPDEDQIRTTLADIAVSNGQYDDALNLLTDITPESNAYAESLLTAADVYQTMGLPEVSEQKLLTALRLYPDEPVMQFALAELYFEMGEYGKAANYYEALIDQDVMELGQVNIQKRLATSYASSGAFEEALQIYETMTVEFLTEDDQFQMGFLYLQIKDYQKAIEILTKLQLADPQYTSLYVYLATAQEAQNELQEALTTVQTGIGYDMYSEVLYQKGSDLALQLGDDQVAEQMLNKALEINPDNMGEISALSQVYRRQNRHAENVAFVQEAIANHKPTAELYWSLAQSQFAIEAFDDARDNYLLAYPELKDNPEFLHDLILFFQEMAQVPELLAALKQYLQLVPNDLDMQTLYDDYQTMQ
- a CDS encoding ABC transporter ATP-binding protein, which translates into the protein MTNTVLSVDQLTQVVPIGQSDQTTTILKNISFKVQKGELVSIVGPSGSGKSTLLYSISGITRPTSGTVTIAGVNPYQLKPNQLAAFRRQIIGFIFQQYNLIQSLPVFENIVIQQRLSHQQPKRSEIEQLLTKLNFAGQIDGAVETLSGGEQQKVAIARTILTDCDVLFADEPTGALDSVSKSIIFTYFKEMVAKGKTVIMVTHDIELASQTDRAIVLKDGQVQQIVPEPSLEAIYAALDKVV